The stretch of DNA TTCGGTGTTTGTCCTCTTGCAAAAATGCCAGAAAGTCATTTTCCATCAATAAGCTAAATCCATAAATTCCAAACCCAAAGGTTCCTGTCAATTGAGAAGTTTTGACGTTATCCAAATAAAAATTGTAACTATATCCTATTGAATAAGGGCGACTAGTTTGGTTACTCACTTCATTGATAAATGGACTATAATAGCTGGAATCCTTTATGCCAAAAGTAGCAACAAGCCCCAAACGTAGTTGTCCCTCCCAAGAAGGGATTCCCATAGGAAAGGTGCGAGCATTGTAATAGGCACTAAACTGAACATTCGTTTGAATATGTTCATAATGATAAAACAACTTGGCAATAAGCCCAATTCGATTAAAATGACTCCCTAAGTTAAACGATAAACCAATCTGCCCCCCAAAGCCCTCCGCAAAATTTAATTGAGCGGTTGTTATAGTACTCGTAAAGCAAATTGTAAGCAATAAAAAAAACTGTTTCATGGGGCATTAATCGATAATAGTCGTTTGAAAGTTCGTAGCGGTTGTAAATTGCTGGTAGTAATCAACTGTACGTTCTAACACTTCTTGCAAATTATCGTGCTTGCCAAAATTAAGAAAGATCATCAAAAAATGTGTTGTTTCAGCAGTTACCATCGTTCGAGTAGAATCACTAGTGGGGGAACCAAATGCGCCCTGAGCATCTCTAAAAATAGGAAGATTGCTTATATTTAAATCTCCTCTCCCAATTGCCTGATAGGGTTCTCCTTCCTCTCCTATTCCCAATACAATATCTCCATCAATTTTATCTAAATCATATCCGCCTATAGAGTATCCCGTTTGAATCGAAATAAGGTTGAGCGTATCGACAATGGTATTAATTTCATACAGCCCTTTGCCCTTTACAACTCTCCTTAACAAGGCCTCTGCTGATAAGCGATAACGACTGGGGTCTTTGCCCAGTGCTTTGTAAGCTGTTCTAGAAGATGCTATGGTAGCGATCTTGCTGATAGCAGGAGTTTCAAGCTTTTTTGAGAAATCAGTACAGGTTTGTTGAATAGCAGCAGCAAGTGCTGTTGATTTTTCTTCCCAAACCACTGTACAAGAAAGACAACCCAACGTCAATTGGGGGCATTTTTCTTTAAGAAGGGGATCTATAACAATCTTTTTTTGCATTTAATAGAATATAAATTTGAGTTATAACAAGTTTGCAATTTAAGGATAAAAAAACGAAGTCAAAACAAAATTTAGAAAATACCACTATTGGAGCGTTAAAAAGCTAGGTGACTGTAGTAATTTAGTTTGATAATTTGATAAATTGCCGATTTCTCAAAATATAACGATGTTCCCCGATTTCAACAATTTCCCCTTCTTTTTTTTCACTTAGGTTTAATATGTCTTGCCTTAAAGTATGGATAGAGCCCTTCGTTCTATGAGCAATGGTAAGGTACTCTTCATTAATATCTGATTTGAGACCTTGATAAAAACCATTGGTTTCGTCGGCACCACAAAGGATAATTCGAATAGGAATATTAATTTCCGAAAGCAAGGCCATATCTCGCACTCGACTATAGCTATCAGCAATCAAAACCAGTTCTTCTACGTCTTCTTTTTTATCCATTCCAGCCAAGACAGCCTCCAAATCATTTTCTGGCGGTTCTCCTCCTCCCAAACCACTTTCGATCGCAAGATGCATTGTATTAATGACCAAGCCCAGTTCATCCCAAGCACCTTCACAATTATAAATTCCTCCTGTAGTTCCTATTTTTTTGGCACTGGCCATTTTTTTATTTCCATCATTAAAAAATAGGTATTTGGTATGTTCTCCTTGCTTTAGATTTAGCAAATGCCAAATTAAAACCTCCTCTAAATAAGGATTCATACTTTGTGTAATATCCGTTACAACTACCTTTCCTTTCCATGACTCCTTAAACCGCTGTAAGGTTGCTAAAATAGGTTGTTTTTTATCTTCAAAATAATTGGGATTTAGCTTTAATTGCTGTTCTATTATTTTGGCTTTTGCCTTTACGGCCTTTCTAATTTTAAACGTTCGCTTGATTGGAATCGGTTGATTTCTTCTAACCAGCTCTTCGATCAATTCGTCCTCTAGATTTAGGGCTTTGAGAGAATCTACCATAGCAATTTGTTTGATTTCTTCAACCTTGGCTAATGAGTCTCGCTTAGCAGCAATTCTAGCCTGTTTTTTTTGTCGATGCCCCCACTCTTCAGAAGTAACCGATTCATAGATAATGGTTTCAACTACAATGTCACTTCCTGCGGTTAAAAAAATTTTTTGTTGCCCAAAATTAAGATTATAGGCTGCATTCAAGGAATAAACATCATTGAGCGGCACCAAAATTTGAGCAA from Aureispira anguillae encodes:
- a CDS encoding B3/B4 domain-containing protein; this translates as MQKKIVIDPLLKEKCPQLTLGCLSCTVVWEEKSTALAAAIQQTCTDFSKKLETPAISKIATIASSRTAYKALGKDPSRYRLSAEALLRRVVKGKGLYEINTIVDTLNLISIQTGYSIGGYDLDKIDGDIVLGIGEEGEPYQAIGRGDLNISNLPIFRDAQGAFGSPTSDSTRTMVTAETTHFLMIFLNFGKHDNLQEVLERTVDYYQQFTTATNFQTTIID
- a CDS encoding polymorphic toxin type 23 domain-containing protein encodes the protein MKQFFLLLTICFTSTITTAQLNFAEGFGGQIGLSFNLGSHFNRIGLIAKLFYHYEHIQTNVQFSAYYNARTFPMGIPSWEGQLRLGLVATFGIKDSSYYSPFINEVSNQTSRPYSIGYSYNFYLDNVKTSQLTGTFGFGIYGFSLLMENDFLAFLQEDKHRTGAMGLYYRIKNTQIGLVNIAWTADPYGPKSKTMKSKQFPAKYGYRLMDGVLYQANSAGVLAVQVEQSLGYGQYLGASIGIDADQIRNTFQNKLIHDSFLLTDPHIPMIDLNGEQYLYQEGQEIRPARFFFQIIGNNTALY